Genomic window (Aquila chrysaetos chrysaetos chromosome 22, bAquChr1.4, whole genome shotgun sequence):
TATGCCTGCTACATACAACGTGGCGTTCGTTCCCGACACTGCCACAGCCCTTCCTCACACCATCACAAACTGCTGCACGCTGGGACCTCCCGTGGCCACATACGACCCTTGCAGGAGCGGGGTCAGGTAGGGCCACACCGCAGCTCAGGCCTCCCCGAGACCCTCACTGACCTTTCCCTCCGTGGATGGCCACAGCTTCCACGCCCTTGAGCAGCAGGTACTCATGGATCGCATCGACATCCGCCTTCTTCTCTGCAAAGATCAGCACCTGCGGCAGCACAGATGTGATGGAAGAGCCGCCTTTCTGTGGGCTGGCACTGCTGGCGCCAGCACAACCCCCAAGAAACCCATTCCCTCTTGCTGAGCAGAGCACACAACAGCTCTCGGCCCAGGACCTGCTCATACGTGGAGCACAACTCACTCGCATGCCTAACCCCCGCCCATGGCAGAACCCTGCAGCATCACAGCCCCGTCCCCATTGCCAGCTCCACCCGTGCCCCGGGGCTGCAGTGTGCCCGCGCTGCCCCCAGCCATGCTGCCAGAGCGCACTACTCACGGGTGGTGGGGTCTTCTGCAGGCACTCAAGGAGGTACACCATCTTGGCCTCCTCTTTCACGTACTCCACTTCCTAGGAACACGCACAGATATGAGTCTGGCAGGCAGCCGAGAAATTGCCATTGCTTGGCACCCCTTAACCTCTTGGGAAGGAGGGCCACGAACCCCAGCTCCCTGACAAGGGATGCATCAAGTGCTCTCATGAACGGTACTGGCCTCCCACACAGGCATGGGGGAGCTCCCCGCTACCTCACCTGCACAACATCCAGGCTGGCAGCACCCGCTCGCCCAACGTTAATGGTGATGGGCTTCACCAGGGCACTCTTGGCAAAGTTCTGGATCTTCTTGGGCATGGTGGCACTGAAGAGAAGGGTTTGCCGCTGGCCCTGCGCAGGGAACACAGCGTGGGCAAGGATTTAGCACTCACCCAGCCAGGTGGGTGGAGGGATTGAGCTTCAGGGTACTCATATCACGCCAGCTCAGTACCTTGAAGTAGGAGAAGATGGTACGGATGTCCCCCTCAAAGCCCATATCGATCATCCTGTCAGCCTCATCCAAGGCCAAGTAACGGCAGATGTCCAGGCTCACCATCTTCTTCTGCAGCAGGTCCATCAGGCGGCCAGGGGTTGCCACCATCATGTGTACACCACTGTGGGATGAGCGAAGGCCACAGTCAGGCACTCGGATTCCTGCCCCACACAGCGACACATAGGGAAGGTAACACCTGCTTGGCACATCACCTTTGCACCCACACCTTCCTGAAGCCACCTAGCCAGGGTGCCACCCCTTAGTCCCCTGCCAGAAACCAGagcacagctccagccccaCAAACCGTCCCCCAGAAGGTCTTACTGTTTGATTGTCTCCATCTGCTCCTTGACAGACATGCCCCCGATGCAGAGGGCACAGCGCAGCGGGGGCAGGccatcctcctgcagcaggcGACAGTAGTACTCAATGATGCCGTGGGTCTGCCGGGCCAGCTCCCgctgcagagaaaaacataCATTCCTACACATCCATGCAGGGAGGATCTGGGATAGCCACTGAACATCAATAAAAGTTTCCTTCCGCACATCACCGCACCCCTGACACTCACTGAGGGACAGATGATGAGTCCATAGGGTCCCTCTCGCTTGGAAAACGGCagcctcttctcctgctccaggcagaACATGATCACCGGGAGGGTGAACACCAAGGTCTTCCCGGAGCCAGTGAATGCAATGCCAATCATGTCCCTTCCTGAGAGGCTGGCAGAGAAACGAGGCCGATGGTGAGGAGGAGCATCACAGAACGGCTCAAACCTCCAGGGCTGAGCAAGGTGACAGGGCGCATCTGTCACCAGGGAAGAGCACCCGGTTCACAGCACTGGGTGGGCTGTAGGGAGCAACCACCCCCGTCCActctgggacagggacagagcACTCACATTGTGGGGATGCCTTGGATCTGTATGGGTGTTGGCTGCtggattccttttttcttcaggcCCCTCAGGATAGCTATCAGAGAACAAGGGACATACGCGTTCGTGACCTGAagtcttccctttctttccctcctactcaggtcccagcagcagctcttccaccAGTGACAAACACCTCTTGGGCCAGCAGTTAGGTGATGCAGCCACTGTTGGGAATTTAAGCTACGACCCTACTAACATGAAGCATTAAAGATCCAACAGCTTCACTCGCTGATGCAAATTTCCCAGGAAAATGCTGTCCCCCACCCTACCAGGCTCCTCTCCCGGCCCACCTGCTGGGAACTTCATCTCCTTGAAGCTCTTGATGGGGGGTGGGATGCCTTCCCCCTCCACCAGGATGTGGTACTTCTTGCGCACGCGATCATGCCGTGCCTCTGACATGCCCAGGATGTAACGAGgtgctctccagctgcaaagGCAACAGAGAAAGGTTGTGGTGCAGAATGAGGCTGGGGCTCcagagctgcagccccccagAGGCCCAGGGGAACTCCCTGTCGGGCTCCGATATCCCACCAGAGAAAACAGGTAACACCAAGGGACTTTGTGGTGTGAGCATGGGAGCAGATCCAAGCCAGTTCCATGCATTAAAACGTTTCCCCAAAGCCTGAGGAAGAAGTCCTAAGCCAACAGCTGAGAACAGTCTACAGATGGTGGATGGAACATGACAAAATCTTTTGGACACATCTCGATCACCTCTCTGACACTGCCTCGAGCAGCACTGGCTCTGTAAGCTCCCCAGTCTCTTCCTCTAGCTTAGTTACCTCCAAGATCTGAAGTTCTCCTCAAATCTTCAAGTTTAACATAAACGCACTCTAGCAAATTTTAACTATATAAAACAACATCCACGGTGACTCAAGAACCTTTAGTCTTACACACAGCGCTAAGAAGCCAAGCAGTGAGGCAAGAGCAATGCCAGTGGCCGCACAGCGGTGCTCCTGTGAGGCTGCATGGTTTCCAGTTCTCTTCAGCCATGAGGAagcaatgttttcagaaaaatgaccTCTGTACTGTGAAACGCACCTGGTTTTAATCGGATCATCGTAGGTGATGCCCTTTGCCATCTCCTTCACTGACATCAAAGCTGCAAAAACAAAGGTGACAAGGTCAGTGCAAATTCTCCACATCCAGGCTGCGAGTAAATTCAGCAGAGAACTACTGGGGTAAACAGTTTGGGAGACCATGCCTggagacagaggaggaaaagcagcaccCCCGACAGCCCCTCTGGGAACAAAAACAACAAGTGCCACAGCCTGCTGTGCCTAGGGACCTGCCACAGTGACGTCTCAGCTAAGCTGGGCAGTTGGATGCTGACTGAAGGAAGCCCTTGTGATCTGTCCGGTCCTGGGTGTGAACATCCCCAAGCGTTGCAAGGCTGCCCTGACAGCTCTGAGACACGGAGCTCCCACCACTCACCTCTGCCCTCTGCCACACTCTCCAGgatcttctcttcctccttcagctgcttctccttggCTGACTCCTTCCGAGCTGTGGGGAGAGTCAGGAAAACAGTGAGGAGGTTTCAGTCCCTCCCAAAAACCACCTGGCCCTACCGCCAGCCGCTCCCGTACCTTCCGCCTTCTCTTTGAGGTGCTGGTGCTGGTCCAGGAGGCTGATGTTGGACTGGGGCCCCAGGGGGATGTCATCCTCATCGCCCCGCTGCTCGCTCCCGCTGTCCCGCTGCTCCTCCTCCGACACCACCTTCCGCCgcatctgcagcagcttctgcagctggaAGGAAGGGGGTCGAGGCGGAGTGAGAGGCCCCGCGTCGGGAAGGACGCTCACAGCCCTCCCCCGGCAGCGCCGGGCCCCGTTACCCCCTTACCATCTGCTGCTTGCGCTGCTTGACGGGCACGTAGGGCACATAGTCGTCATCTTCCTCCCCGGACAGGTCGGACGTctccgccgcctcctcccgctgCCTCTGTGGGGAGACGCGAGGTGAGGCCGGCCCGGGACGGTACCAGCCCCGCCCGGCCCCACCAGGGCTGTCGGTACCGGCCAGGCTGGGCCCGGCCCTACCTTCCTGTCAGTCCCGGCCTCCATGGCGCCGTCTCCCCGCAACAGCCGCGCCGCCCCGGATGTAAATCCCGCGCGCCGGAAATGACGACTGGAGGGACGGGCGCCGTCGCCCAGCAACGCGGCGGAGCGCGCCCCGCCCACGCGGCGGGAGCGGAGCCGGGGCCGGACGGGTCGCCTCGATGGCCAGACTTGCGCAGAACGCGCACGGCGCCGGCGCCCCGCCtcctcgccccgccccgcctctTCGCCCCCCCCGCCCTCGGGCGcggcagaaagcagcagacagcggggtttaaataaaataaaaaattaaaaagttctttATTGGGTCCAGCACGGTCCTTCCCCGCGGCGCAGGGAGCCGGGCGCCCGCGGAGAGGGGGACGGGACGGCCGGGGTCACCCcgcagcggggaggggggtggggggcaaggggggcaggaggaggatgggggCGAGCCCCGGGGGTCCCCGCGGGGCAGGAGAGCACCGGGGCCCCCCCCCGCAGAGGAGGGGACCCCACCGAGGCGAGGCGGGggcccgcggggcggggcggggggcacaGTGAGGAGAGGCGAgcggtgggtgggtggggggcgGCCCACCCCCCCGCACCTCACTGGGCTGCGCTGGAAGTGGTTTTCTTCAGGGTGAAGTTGGTCCAGTTCACCGCCACCTTCTGCCGCGTCTGCTTGGCCGAGTCCAGGCAGAacctggcagggagaggagagcccCGGTCGGCCAccagcccctctgcccacctgccccctccccgggctgggCTTggcccccccggggctgccccctCCTCACCTCTTGAAATACTCCACTTCTCTGTCAGTCTCGTCCATCTCTGCCCCGTCCAGGTCCTTGGGCAGGAACACGTCATCTGGCAAAGCAGAGGGGCGGGGAGAGGGTCAGCGCTGCCGGAcgggcagggggctggcagctggcagggtggaggggggggaaggggtCACCGCAAGGATGGCGGCACAGAGCAGCACTCACCGATCGAGGTATTGGATTTCTCCACCTTGTTCCGGCTCTTCCTGCTCTTGCCCTTGGGCTGGGGGAAGccccccagggcagggggggcaggcagctgccggtcccctgcagccagggcaggcggctgctgctgcggcggcTCCGGCAGCTCCGCTTTGCCCTCTCCCCTCCGGCCTTTCCACTCGCCGATTCTCTCCTTCTCCGGCCTGCCGCCACCGccgcagccccagggctgcccctTCCCGCTCTCCCCCGGCTCGGCACAGCCGGCCGCCCGCTGCGGCTCCGGGGCGCCGGCCTTGGAAGGGTGCTTGGTTCCCAGCACCTGCCCCTTCGCACCAGGGCTCTCCAGCCGGGCCTGGCCACCGGGCCCCGCGGCAGCGCCCTCCCCTTTCTTCGCCTGCCCGCTCTGCCGCTTGTTCTTCCGTTGCCGGCTCCCCACGGGCACCGGCTCCGGTGGCTCCGGCCCCTTGGCCTGCGGTCCCTCCTTGGGCTCCGGGCTCAGCCCGCTGCCGTCCACGGCAGAGTCCGCAGCCTTGGACTGCACCCAGATCATGCGGGAGAGGCTGGGCACGGCGCTGAGGCGCTTCACCACGCCGTTCTCGGCcgccggggctggcggcggctCCCCGGGCCCCTCGCCCCATCGGGGGCCCAGCTCACTCCGCAGCAGTGCATGGTTCTTGGCGGGGCCCAGGCTGAGCGGGGCCAGGGCCAGGTCTATGTCCTGCAGGTCGGAGGAGCCGTTGAGGTGGGAGAGCAGGTTCTTCTGCTCCAGGACAGCTGCCTTCTTGGGGAAGTCATTGACATCCAGGTTGAGGTCATAGACGCTGAAGCTGGCCCGGATGGAGTCCTTGATGGTGTTCTTGATCTCCTGCAGCCGGCTGCTGAGGAAGCTGTTCACccgctccagctccagctccggccactccagcagcttctcctcGGCCGGCTCCCTggcctggctggctgcaggggtGCGCTCTGCCCGCTTCTGGGCCTCCGCCTCCAGCTGggctttctccttctcctgcaaCACAGGTGCCATGAGGATCGGGTGGCCTGGGCCACAGAGTCACGGGCGCAGGCCACACAGCTAGCCGTGCAGGCAGCAAACCCAAGGGCTGGCGCTCAGCATGGCCACCCCACGTCCTCCACGGGCACTGCAACAGCTACCATGCTGCACACCAGACACTGCTCTGGGCACGAGGCACCAGCACGAGCCATCATGACACTGCCTCTCCCCGCCACAGATGCATGACGTTTGTCAGAGATGCGGCGTGGAGCAGGTAGGACAGCGCAGCCCAAAGCGCCCAGGAGGGCTGGGCCACCCTTTGCAGGaacagaggaaagggaagcCCTGCATGGAGCTGGGCACCGCTGTCACCTCAGGTGAGAGGGCAGCAAAGGACACGGAGCTCAAGAAACCAAACAGACGTGAGGGAGAGAAGGCAAAGCCCTGCAAGGGGCACAGTCTTGTCTTGACCACCCTCCTGCAGACTGCCCCAGGCAGCGCTTCCCTCTGCCCAGCCTCACCTTCTTCTTCTGCTTGTGTCGCGCCCGCTTGGCTGCCTTGGCACTGTTCAAGGGCTTGGGCTCTGTGCTGTTGATGTAGTCCAGCAGCTCGTCCACATTGCGGTGGTCCACAGCAGGCTCTCCTGAGCTGCTATTGTGCCCTAGTTTCTGCGGCAGCTCCTCTTTCCTCTTGGTGAGGCGTGAACGCAGCTTCTCCCGGATCTCAGCGTAGTTGCGGCTCGTGGGAgcagctgggggctgcaggaaGCAAGCGCTGTCAGCCGGGCAGGTGCTCGAAGCCAGCGTGACGCGCAGGCAGTCCTGGCTCCCGCACCAGTCCCCCACCGACCTCCCCAACCACTCCCTTCCCCAAGATCTCAGTAAGACGAGTCAGCACAGCCCCTGCTGAAGCCTTCCACCGCAAAGCCACAGGGTTTGGCTGGCTGCACCaagccccagggctgggcaggcagctgtgAGCCGGGAGCAAAGGGACCAGCAGGCTAATAAGGCAGCTTGGAAACAAAGTGGGGGATGCACACGCCTGTGGAGAAACAGCCGCGGCCAGACCTGCCCACCTCTGCACTCTCAGCACACGGAGCATGTAATGTCTCACCGCAGAGCAGAGCGCAAGGACCAGGGGTGGCTGCAGACCAGCCCCTCACTCACCGCGTTGTGGCCGAAGAACTCACAGTAGCAGCAGTCGCAGAACTTCCCGTCTTTCTGGttggtggaggaggaggtgcaggAACTGCGCTCCGAGCTGCTGTCCTCGTCCTCCCCGAGCCCCTCGTCTGCCTCGCATGGCTGCGGCGGGTGGCAGCTGGTACCGTTTGGGAATTTGTGCCCTTTGCAAGAGGGGTccctgaggagaaggggagaagggcCAGAGGTGAGCGGCAGCCAGGCGGTCTCAAAAATTGCCCCACACTAC
Coding sequences:
- the DDX41 gene encoding probable ATP-dependent RNA helicase DDX41 produces the protein MEAGTDRKRQREEAAETSDLSGEEDDDYVPYVPVKQRKQQMLQKLLQMRRKVVSEEEQRDSGSEQRGDEDDIPLGPQSNISLLDQHQHLKEKAEARKESAKEKQLKEEEKILESVAEGRALMSVKEMAKGITYDDPIKTSWRAPRYILGMSEARHDRVRKKYHILVEGEGIPPPIKSFKEMKFPAAILRGLKKKGIQQPTPIQIQGIPTILSGRDMIGIAFTGSGKTLVFTLPVIMFCLEQEKRLPFSKREGPYGLIICPSRELARQTHGIIEYYCRLLQEDGLPPLRCALCIGGMSVKEQMETIKHGVHMMVATPGRLMDLLQKKMVSLDICRYLALDEADRMIDMGFEGDIRTIFSYFKGQRQTLLFSATMPKKIQNFAKSALVKPITINVGRAGAASLDVVQEVEYVKEEAKMVYLLECLQKTPPPVLIFAEKKADVDAIHEYLLLKGVEAVAIHGGKDQEERTKAIEAFRDGKKDVLVATDVASKGLDFPAIQHVINYDMPEEIENYVHRIGRTGRSGNTGIATTFINKACDESVLMDLKALLLEAKQKVPPVLQVLHCGDETMLDIGGERGCAFCGGLGHRITDCPKLEAMQTKQVSNIGRKDYLAHSSMDF
- the FAM193B gene encoding LOW QUALITY PROTEIN: protein FAM193B (The sequence of the model RefSeq protein was modified relative to this genomic sequence to represent the inferred CDS: deleted 3 bases in 2 codons): MAAAASPRRAFPPSLSPRAGAGRAAPPYWLLSWLRRRRAALAMTRRRNKATAAGGSGPRRERVGGSDAGPPPPPPPPPPPPEPPAPPEVVVAAGSSGEPGRATAQVLPTANQSVQTCCLLCHRERKDWGGPSHNGLVSPGERLPPDFVPTLVQNLLGEMPLWICQSCRKSVEEEERRAVQEQALAVSLSHTSCKSQSCGGGSHSSSSSSSSSSSSCHGNSGDWDPSSFLSAHKLSGLWNSQHTNGAAQGSPLGAPPAALGDKHPGLALSPECASQVPAMAPGLKACPYSHAASPTSSSAAPGSPLPTSLDFCKTLPKQFKSMCRRATPPGEAFHSSEHHQHSDLTAPPNSPTGLPSQPPALIPSKQTPAHPGPFGSPPHIPLGTSPQAALFPAPSTQVAAPKPVSESPPTGAVSHSPGSCKSPHLPPANVPLLKMPPPLSGCTHPCNGHCSTSLIPPPASHQLPSTNRDPSCKGHKFPNGTSCHPPQPCEADEGLGEDEDSSSERSSCTSSSTNQKDGKFCDCCYCEFFGHNAPPAAPTSRNYAEIREKLRSRLTKRKEELPQKLGHNSSSGEPAVDHRNVDELLDYINSTEPKPLNSAKAAKRARHKQKKKEKEKAQLEAEAQKRAERTPAASQAREPAEEKLLEWPELELERVNSFLSSRLQEIKNTIKDSIRASFSVYDLNLDVNDFPKKAAVLEQKNLLSHLNGSSDLQDIDLALAPLSLGPAKNHALLRSELGPRWGEGPGEPPPAPAAENGVVKRLSAVPSLSRMIWVQSKAADSAVDGSGLSPEPKEGPQAKGPEPPEPVPVGSRQRKNKRQSGQAKKGEGAAAGPGGQARLESPGAKGQVLGTKHPSKAGAPEPQRAAGCAEPGESGKGQPWGCGGGGRPEKERIGEWKGRRGEGKAELPEPPQQQPPALAAGDRQLPAPPALGGFPQPKGKSRKSRNKVEKSNTSIDDVFLPKDLDGAEMDETDREVEYFKRFCLDSAKQTRQKVAVNWTNFTLKKTTSSAAQ